A section of the Desulfomonile tiedjei genome encodes:
- a CDS encoding TRAP transporter large permease: MSEVTVGIIACLVLLVLFLSGLELAFGMALLGFVGFAYLVSFSAASNLLVKDFFDTFTSYGFTVIPMFVLMGQIASHSDIAKRLYLATHKFVGHIPGGLAMTTVAGATLFKAVCGSTLATAAAFAGIAIPEMDRYGYDKRLSTGVVASVGTLGVLIPPSIVLIIYAIIVEESIGKMFLAGIVPGIIIALFFMLVIYGWVRINPAVAPGAEPAPWSERLRTLPEFLWIAVIFFVIIGGMMKGIFSPTEAGSIGTLSVLILAAARRELTLKGLVASVTESLRTACMVLTLIAGSMVLGHFLAVTEIPFIAADWILGLPLHRHLVMCLIILVYLIGGSFIDDLAFLILATPIFFPAVVKLGYDPLWFGIMLLVTIMIGVIIPPVAMCVFVVRGITGVSINVIYRGCLPFILSLVACGILLFAFPQLAYWLPNLLMK; encoded by the coding sequence ATGAGCGAAGTCACTGTAGGGATCATTGCTTGTTTAGTCCTGCTGGTTCTCTTCCTTTCAGGTCTGGAATTGGCCTTTGGGATGGCCCTCCTTGGGTTCGTAGGATTTGCTTACCTCGTTTCCTTCAGCGCCGCGTCGAACCTTCTGGTGAAAGACTTCTTTGATACATTTACCTCGTACGGGTTTACCGTAATACCCATGTTTGTGCTCATGGGGCAGATCGCTTCGCATTCGGATATTGCCAAACGGCTTTACCTGGCGACACACAAGTTTGTGGGCCATATCCCAGGCGGTCTAGCAATGACAACGGTTGCCGGCGCAACCCTCTTCAAGGCCGTGTGTGGATCGACATTGGCCACGGCCGCGGCTTTCGCGGGGATCGCTATTCCGGAAATGGACCGTTACGGGTACGACAAGAGGCTTTCTACCGGGGTAGTGGCTTCGGTGGGCACGTTGGGCGTGCTGATTCCTCCGAGCATCGTCTTGATCATTTATGCCATTATCGTCGAAGAGTCCATCGGTAAGATGTTTCTGGCCGGAATTGTCCCCGGAATTATTATCGCTTTGTTCTTCATGTTAGTCATTTACGGGTGGGTGAGAATCAATCCTGCGGTGGCACCGGGAGCGGAACCCGCCCCGTGGTCCGAAAGGCTGCGCACGCTCCCTGAATTCCTGTGGATTGCCGTAATCTTCTTTGTGATAATCGGCGGGATGATGAAGGGGATATTCTCCCCGACCGAAGCCGGGAGCATCGGCACATTGTCGGTCTTGATCCTGGCTGCCGCGAGAAGGGAATTGACGTTAAAGGGGCTTGTAGCATCGGTCACCGAATCGCTCCGGACCGCTTGCATGGTTCTCACCCTCATCGCCGGATCGATGGTCCTCGGCCATTTTCTTGCCGTCACGGAAATCCCTTTCATCGCAGCAGATTGGATCTTAGGGCTGCCGCTTCACCGGCATCTCGTCATGTGCCTTATTATTCTGGTCTATCTTATCGGGGGTTCATTCATCGATGACCTGGCATTCCTGATACTTGCCACGCCGATCTTCTTCCCAGCAGTGGTGAAGCTGGGTTACGACCCCCTATGGTTTGGCATCATGCTTCTCGTTACCATCATGATCGGGGTCATAATTCCTCCGGTTGCGATGTGCGTGTTTGTGGTGAGAGGCATCACCGGTGTATCAATCAACGTCATCTACCGGGGCTGCCTGCCGTTCATTTTGAGCCTGGTGGCCTGCGGCATATTGCTGTTCGCGTTTCCACAGTTGGCTTACTGGTTGCCGAATCTGCTCATGAAATAG
- a CDS encoding TRAP transporter small permease, which translates to MKVVLTADYALFVVGGLGLGLMMVVTLTDVLMRHLGRPMFGAMELVCFTSAVVIGFAIPYTSWTKGHIIVDFMLEKLSPGTVRILRIITRLMGIALFLFAGYNFISYGLDLIRTGEVSPGFRIPYYPITFGLAVSCFLQAVTLLCDLYTTVRGEA; encoded by the coding sequence ATGAAAGTGGTACTGACAGCGGATTACGCTCTCTTCGTGGTCGGCGGTCTTGGCTTGGGCCTTATGATGGTCGTGACTCTTACGGATGTCTTGATGAGGCACCTGGGCAGGCCGATGTTCGGGGCCATGGAACTCGTCTGTTTTACCAGTGCAGTGGTTATCGGCTTCGCGATACCGTACACATCGTGGACCAAAGGGCACATCATAGTTGATTTTATGTTGGAGAAGCTGTCCCCCGGGACAGTCAGAATCCTGCGGATCATAACGAGGCTCATGGGCATCGCTTTGTTCCTGTTCGCAGGTTACAATTTTATCTCCTATGGATTGGACCTTATAAGGACAGGGGAGGTGTCCCCCGGATTTCGAATACCTTACTACCCGATCACTTTCGGGTTGGCTGTGAGCTGCTTTCTTCAGGCAGTGACTCTGCTATGCGATCTATATACGACCGTAAGGGGTGAAGCATGA
- a CDS encoding TRAP transporter substrate-binding protein, which produces MTRAFGMLSVCLVIAVLFLIGAAPLQVQAQEKVIKLKYSDFFAPSHKNGLLAQQWCKEVEKRTNGRIKITHFPGGTLTPPPQTYDSVVKGIADIGHTLAAYSAGRFLLTEVLGQPIGFTSGYQATKTANEYYKKFKPKEFDDTKIMYIHGHGPGMFQTVKPVSSIDEVKGLRIKANTENAAIATALGAAPVALPITETYDACQKGLVDGLLLPIEPLKGWKFADVIKTVIDCPTMAYTAPICVFMNKDKWNSLSKEDQATIEKINEEWVEKQAKQWNELDKEATELANQKGIKLIKATPEQAKNVGEKMKAVKEEWAKKTAAKGLPAQEALDFCIEYVKKNP; this is translated from the coding sequence ATGACAAGGGCTTTTGGCATGTTATCTGTGTGTTTGGTCATCGCTGTTCTGTTCCTCATCGGAGCAGCCCCTCTCCAGGTGCAAGCGCAAGAGAAAGTGATCAAGCTCAAGTATTCGGACTTCTTTGCTCCCTCACATAAGAACGGCTTACTTGCTCAGCAGTGGTGCAAAGAGGTAGAAAAGCGGACCAACGGCAGGATAAAGATCACCCATTTCCCCGGAGGCACACTGACTCCCCCGCCGCAGACCTATGACAGCGTGGTCAAAGGAATCGCCGACATCGGTCACACTTTGGCGGCCTACTCGGCAGGCAGATTTCTTTTAACGGAAGTCCTAGGCCAGCCCATTGGTTTCACCAGCGGATACCAGGCCACGAAAACCGCCAACGAGTATTACAAGAAGTTCAAGCCTAAGGAATTCGACGACACGAAGATCATGTATATTCATGGCCATGGGCCCGGCATGTTCCAGACGGTGAAACCCGTATCGTCCATTGATGAGGTCAAGGGCCTTAGGATCAAAGCCAACACGGAAAACGCCGCGATTGCCACCGCACTGGGCGCCGCGCCGGTTGCCCTTCCCATAACCGAGACCTATGACGCCTGTCAAAAAGGATTGGTGGACGGACTCCTGTTGCCCATCGAGCCACTCAAGGGGTGGAAATTCGCCGACGTCATTAAGACCGTAATTGATTGTCCCACAATGGCGTACACGGCTCCTATTTGCGTATTCATGAACAAGGACAAGTGGAATTCTTTGTCTAAAGAAGATCAAGCGACCATAGAGAAGATCAACGAAGAGTGGGTCGAGAAGCAGGCCAAACAGTGGAATGAACTGGATAAGGAAGCCACGGAACTCGCCAACCAGAAGGGCATCAAGCTAATCAAGGCAACCCCGGAGCAGGCGAAGAATGTAGGCGAAAAAATGAAGGCCGTAAAGGAAGAGTGGGCGAAGAAGACCGCGGCCAAAGGACTCCCGGCCCAGGAGGCTCTGGATTTCTGTATTGAATATGTGAAGAAGAATCCGTAG
- a CDS encoding FadR family transcriptional regulator produces MGRFKPIRQPRVSEEVIEQLKQAFIVGHFKEGDRLPPERELAKEFQVSRVAIREALRALEGSGFVTVKQGVSGGAYVTDLTFETLSNAFVDLFMAEKISVPELVYVRRVIEPEIARMASAKVSPDYRKRLLEAIKAEELPVKSLLQDFEAKTMVHFILAEMCGNRLLEALVKSLMGMTTRFVASVRPDVKSMHPAGMHRPIVEAVLGGKGDAAAESMRRHTEEFGVILIGMEEEFRQRPFPVVI; encoded by the coding sequence ATGGGCAGATTCAAACCGATTCGCCAACCGCGAGTATCTGAAGAAGTCATCGAACAGCTTAAACAGGCGTTCATCGTAGGCCACTTCAAGGAAGGAGACAGGCTACCCCCTGAACGGGAACTGGCTAAAGAATTCCAGGTGAGTCGCGTGGCCATTCGAGAGGCATTGCGGGCACTCGAAGGTTCCGGATTCGTCACTGTCAAACAAGGCGTCAGCGGTGGCGCATACGTGACGGATCTCACTTTCGAAACTCTGTCCAATGCCTTCGTAGACCTTTTCATGGCTGAGAAGATCTCAGTCCCGGAGCTTGTCTATGTGAGGCGCGTCATCGAACCGGAAATCGCCCGTATGGCCTCTGCCAAAGTCTCTCCGGATTACCGAAAGCGGCTTTTGGAGGCCATTAAGGCCGAGGAATTACCCGTAAAGTCGCTGCTCCAGGACTTTGAAGCCAAGACCATGGTCCATTTCATTCTGGCGGAAATGTGCGGCAATCGCTTGCTTGAAGCTCTCGTCAAATCTCTGATGGGAATGACCACGCGATTCGTGGCCTCCGTCCGGCCTGATGTTAAGTCCATGCACCCCGCCGGAATGCACAGGCCGATTGTTGAAGCGGTACTGGGAGGAAAAGGGGATGCCGCCGCCGAATCAATGAGAAGGCACACAGAGGAATTCGGCGTGATCCTCATCGGCATGGAGGAAGAATTCCGTCAGAGGCCCTTTCCGGTCGTTATCTGA
- a CDS encoding MBL fold metallo-hydrolase, whose protein sequence is MKVTEHLYVYLWGDPKENNCNSVFIDGKVPLLIDPGYLHRVDDLFSRMRADGVNPSKIKVVICTHAHPDHFEGASAFKDGSVKIAISQQEERFIEDVGRPMFAKQGQAMPDYRVDFYVKDGELVLGKLELQVLLTPGHSPGGVSIYWPRHKVLIPGDVVFSQSVGRVDLPGGDIKLLKTSIDRLSKLPVELLIPGHGTAIQSAAMVRKNFDYIKRAFLQVR, encoded by the coding sequence ATGAAAGTAACAGAGCATCTTTATGTGTACCTGTGGGGCGACCCGAAAGAAAACAACTGCAACAGTGTGTTCATTGACGGAAAAGTCCCGCTTTTGATCGACCCTGGATACTTGCACAGAGTGGACGACCTGTTCAGCCGGATGCGAGCGGATGGGGTTAACCCGTCCAAGATCAAGGTGGTTATTTGCACTCACGCACACCCCGACCATTTTGAGGGTGCGAGCGCGTTCAAAGACGGGTCGGTTAAGATCGCCATTTCTCAACAAGAGGAGAGGTTCATCGAAGATGTGGGGCGGCCCATGTTCGCGAAGCAGGGCCAGGCCATGCCTGACTACCGGGTGGACTTCTACGTGAAGGACGGAGAGCTGGTTCTTGGCAAATTGGAACTTCAGGTGCTGCTGACACCGGGGCACAGCCCGGGCGGCGTTTCCATTTATTGGCCCAGGCACAAGGTCCTTATCCCAGGCGACGTGGTGTTCTCGCAGAGTGTGGGACGTGTCGATCTTCCAGGGGGAGATATCAAGTTGTTGAAGACCAGCATCGATCGTCTCAGTAAGTTGCCTGTCGAGCTGTTGATTCCCGGACATGGAACGGCAATTCAGAGTGCGGCAATGGTCCGCAAGAATTTCGACTACATAAAAAGGGCCTTTCTTCAGGTTAGATAG
- a CDS encoding VCBS repeat-containing protein — protein sequence MILGIRKNAALVRGFEPQSRWSYFADPGSRAIPRLKNSAVFHRVRSSWARFDHGISLHKTVCTVDALLENAFVPALLAVLILLSCAISDALAAQPRTVLVLPFPATSGHKDLETFADHVEKRLRAGIVPRNDSFVIESERKTEQLLEGRAAPADDREARAIGKESGADLVVYGFLAQEGPLYHMRAVMWDVQADRAMVSTDLKVDNIHRLPGILEVFVNSINTHLHGAPALPFYRTEPSGGTGGGSHAGRPSNVVSLPRNGGPWRSPDIPAAISALDIGDLDGDKKQETVFLEEGRLTISRFENGGLRQLAQFSQPPAGYISTEVADLDGDGIAELLLCYQTPLGLESAIARYTNRNFRIEAKFPNVILRAIRDSDDEKTRILVGQRTDEENLFSGEMIRYHVQGSDVAPAGRVALPPGTLLPSYVAGKLGKKGEFLRVILNQDQKLMVFDTENRLLASVADRIYGLERRIRLPLKTGRKEITYPGTLLIADTDGDGENELLVIKQAVDGSMIQALVWDGTQLAEKWRTVTSPGLISDFRVGDFKNQGTRSLVLILMKPGAFPFLAGPRSVVFAYDIFP from the coding sequence ATGATCCTTGGCATTCGCAAAAATGCCGCTCTTGTCAGGGGGTTCGAGCCCCAATCGCGTTGGAGCTACTTTGCAGACCCTGGGTCGCGTGCCATCCCACGGTTGAAGAACAGTGCCGTTTTCCACCGTGTGAGATCGTCGTGGGCCAGGTTCGATCATGGGATTTCTCTGCACAAAACAGTTTGCACGGTAGACGCCCTGCTTGAAAACGCTTTCGTGCCGGCATTGTTGGCGGTGCTTATTTTGCTCTCCTGCGCCATTTCCGACGCGCTTGCGGCTCAGCCGAGAACTGTTCTCGTCTTGCCGTTTCCTGCAACCTCCGGACACAAAGACCTTGAGACTTTCGCGGACCACGTGGAAAAGAGACTTCGCGCGGGAATTGTGCCGCGCAATGACTCTTTTGTCATTGAAAGCGAGCGCAAGACTGAGCAATTGCTGGAAGGGAGGGCCGCGCCTGCAGACGATCGCGAAGCGCGCGCAATTGGCAAGGAGTCAGGTGCGGATCTCGTAGTATACGGATTTCTCGCCCAAGAGGGCCCCTTGTACCATATGCGAGCTGTCATGTGGGATGTTCAGGCGGACCGCGCGATGGTGTCAACCGATCTCAAAGTGGACAACATCCACAGATTGCCGGGCATCTTGGAAGTATTCGTGAATTCCATCAATACCCATTTACATGGGGCTCCTGCGCTGCCTTTTTACAGAACCGAACCATCAGGCGGGACAGGAGGCGGCAGCCACGCGGGCAGACCGTCTAATGTGGTGAGCCTCCCGCGCAACGGCGGTCCATGGAGGAGTCCGGACATTCCGGCGGCAATCTCCGCCCTGGATATAGGGGATCTGGACGGGGACAAGAAACAGGAAACAGTTTTTCTGGAGGAAGGGCGCCTGACAATAAGCCGGTTTGAGAATGGTGGGCTGCGCCAGCTGGCACAGTTCTCTCAGCCTCCTGCCGGGTATATCTCCACCGAGGTTGCCGACCTGGATGGCGACGGCATAGCGGAGCTTCTTTTGTGCTACCAGACGCCGCTGGGCTTGGAATCAGCGATTGCCCGGTATACCAACAGAAATTTCAGAATAGAAGCCAAGTTTCCTAACGTGATCTTGCGTGCCATCCGAGATTCTGATGACGAGAAGACCCGCATCCTTGTCGGCCAAAGAACGGATGAAGAAAACCTGTTCAGCGGAGAAATGATCCGGTATCACGTGCAAGGCAGCGATGTGGCTCCCGCGGGCAGAGTCGCTCTTCCGCCAGGTACTCTGTTGCCGAGCTATGTGGCCGGCAAGCTCGGGAAGAAGGGCGAGTTTTTGAGGGTAATCCTGAATCAGGATCAAAAGTTGATGGTATTCGATACTGAGAATCGCCTTCTTGCCAGTGTCGCGGATAGGATCTACGGTCTCGAGAGGAGAATCCGCCTGCCGTTGAAGACCGGGCGCAAAGAAATCACTTATCCGGGTACGCTCCTCATTGCAGATACGGACGGGGACGGGGAAAACGAGCTGCTGGTTATCAAACAGGCTGTTGACGGAAGCATGATCCAGGCCCTGGTCTGGGATGGCACCCAGCTGGCGGAAAAATGGAGAACCGTGACCAGCCCCGGCCTAATATCCGATTTCAGGGTCGGGGATTTCAAGAACCAGGGCACTCGATCCTTGGTGTTGATTCTGATGAAGCCAGGGGCCTTCCCCTTCCTGGCCGGTCCTCGCAGCGTGGTATTCGCTTACGACATCTTCCCCTGA
- a CDS encoding sodium-translocating pyrophosphatase: MEWVVYVALICGALGVAYSLFTAGWVFKQDAGNARMQEISGYVAEGAMAYLTRQYKVVAVIAIILIIVLKFTLGFIPALGFLIGLVGSALAGFLGMKVSVNANVRVAAAAGRSLSDAMDVAFKGGSVTGIVVTGLALLGVAGFYLIAKASDPDPHKIFSALVGLGFGSSLMSVFARVGGGIYTKAADVGADLVGKVEADLPEDDPRNAGVIADNVGDNVGDCAGMAADLYETYTVTLVAAMLLGSTIYGGAKTAAFHMPLFIGGMAIIASIIGTFFVRLSKTKAEKDLYIMGALYKGLAVSGILAAIGFFFVAQLLPLGAPPKGAAYVISPGSIFWMAVLGLVLTGVIVIITEYFTGMYGPVKFVAQASTTGHGTNIIAGLAISMISTVLPVVALGAAIMMGYALGGGFAGSPGTGLYGIAVVVVSMLSMTGMVVAIDSYGPITDNAGGIAEMADLPEEVRNRTDPLDAVGNTTKAVTKGYAIGSAALAALVLFAEYTRAIEELSGKAMSFDLSNPTILIGLLIGGIIPYFFAALLMLAVGKAAGSIVDEVRRQFKEIKGLKEGLPGVKAEYGKCVDLVTAAAQKQMILPSLLPVVFPLIVAFIPGLGKEALGGMLIGSIVVGLFLAIAMTTGGATWDNAKKYIEEGNLGGKGSDAHKAAVTGDTVGDPYKDTAGPALNPAIKVCNMVALLIVPYLV; this comes from the coding sequence ATGGAATGGGTTGTCTATGTCGCGCTCATTTGTGGGGCGCTAGGGGTGGCCTATAGCCTGTTTACCGCGGGCTGGGTCTTCAAGCAGGATGCGGGTAATGCTCGTATGCAGGAAATATCCGGCTACGTGGCAGAGGGCGCGATGGCGTACCTCACCCGTCAGTACAAGGTGGTCGCCGTCATCGCGATCATCCTTATCATCGTCTTGAAGTTCACACTGGGATTCATACCCGCTCTCGGATTCCTCATCGGTCTGGTAGGTTCCGCCTTGGCAGGGTTCCTCGGGATGAAGGTTTCCGTGAACGCGAATGTGCGCGTGGCAGCGGCGGCTGGAAGGAGCCTATCTGATGCCATGGATGTGGCGTTCAAGGGTGGTTCTGTGACGGGAATCGTCGTTACGGGCCTTGCCCTTCTCGGTGTGGCCGGATTCTACTTGATCGCGAAGGCCTCTGACCCGGATCCGCACAAGATTTTCAGCGCCCTGGTCGGATTGGGCTTCGGTAGTTCGCTTATGAGCGTGTTTGCTCGTGTGGGCGGCGGTATCTACACCAAGGCTGCCGACGTTGGAGCCGACCTGGTTGGTAAGGTCGAAGCCGATCTGCCGGAAGACGATCCCCGCAATGCGGGTGTTATCGCTGACAACGTCGGTGATAACGTTGGCGACTGTGCAGGTATGGCCGCTGACCTTTACGAGACATACACAGTCACCCTCGTTGCTGCCATGCTTTTGGGAAGCACCATTTACGGGGGAGCGAAAACAGCGGCGTTTCATATGCCCCTGTTTATCGGTGGTATGGCGATTATCGCCTCCATTATCGGAACGTTCTTTGTCCGACTGAGCAAGACCAAGGCGGAGAAAGATCTCTACATAATGGGCGCCCTGTACAAAGGCCTGGCTGTGTCCGGAATCCTTGCCGCCATAGGCTTCTTTTTCGTGGCCCAGTTGCTTCCTCTCGGCGCACCTCCCAAGGGAGCGGCATACGTTATTTCTCCGGGAAGTATTTTCTGGATGGCGGTTCTCGGTCTCGTCCTGACAGGCGTTATCGTCATCATCACTGAGTACTTTACCGGCATGTATGGCCCGGTTAAGTTCGTGGCCCAGGCCAGCACAACAGGCCACGGCACCAACATCATCGCGGGTCTGGCCATCAGCATGATATCTACGGTGTTGCCGGTCGTGGCTCTGGGCGCTGCGATAATGATGGGTTACGCGCTAGGAGGCGGTTTCGCGGGTAGTCCGGGTACCGGCCTTTACGGCATCGCTGTTGTCGTTGTCTCCATGCTCTCCATGACAGGAATGGTGGTAGCAATCGACTCCTACGGCCCAATTACCGACAATGCCGGCGGCATAGCGGAAATGGCCGATCTGCCGGAAGAAGTCCGCAACAGGACCGATCCGTTGGACGCGGTCGGGAATACCACCAAGGCCGTAACCAAGGGGTATGCCATCGGCTCCGCGGCTTTGGCTGCATTGGTTCTCTTCGCCGAGTACACCAGGGCCATAGAGGAACTTTCCGGCAAGGCAATGTCCTTTGACCTTTCGAATCCCACGATTCTAATAGGATTGCTCATCGGCGGGATCATTCCCTATTTCTTCGCGGCTCTGCTTATGCTTGCCGTCGGTAAGGCAGCAGGCTCCATTGTGGACGAAGTGCGCCGTCAATTCAAGGAAATCAAAGGGTTGAAAGAGGGCTTGCCCGGTGTTAAGGCCGAATATGGCAAGTGCGTGGATCTGGTCACCGCGGCCGCGCAGAAACAGATGATTCTGCCGTCTCTGTTGCCCGTGGTCTTTCCGCTGATCGTAGCTTTCATTCCGGGCCTGGGCAAGGAAGCCCTTGGCGGTATGCTCATCGGTAGCATCGTTGTCGGTCTGTTCCTGGCTATTGCCATGACCACCGGCGGCGCAACCTGGGACAATGCCAAGAAGTACATCGAAGAAGGCAACCTCGGCGGGAAAGGGAGTGACGCACACAAGGCCGCTGTCACGGGCGACACCGTAGGAGACCCGTACAAGGATACAGCGGGTCCTGCGTTGAACCCGGCTATCAAGGTCTGTAACATGGTGGCATTGCTTATCGTGCCCTACCTTGTGTAG
- a CDS encoding SagB/ThcOx family dehydrogenase produces the protein MKFTCRLFFIVWASAMVFVPHAIRAADNDIKLPKPSLSGKLSVEAAMAAKKSVRNFSGAPLTEAQVSQLLWAANGDLPHDAVTGATTKVIPSAGGLYPLEVYLVTGKDSVGQIPAGVYRYNPGNNSLQTVTAGDNRAPLAHAALGQTWLAKAPALIVIGAVFQRTTSKYGNRGINYIFMEAGSASQNLYLEAESLGLHAGSVGAFQEANVSGALKLPPNVNPLFIMAFGK, from the coding sequence ATGAAGTTCACATGTCGCTTGTTTTTCATAGTCTGGGCCTCTGCAATGGTCTTTGTGCCTCATGCGATCAGGGCCGCGGACAATGACATCAAGCTGCCCAAACCTTCTCTCAGCGGGAAACTCTCCGTAGAGGCTGCGATGGCCGCCAAAAAGTCGGTCAGGAATTTCAGTGGTGCACCGTTGACCGAAGCCCAGGTTTCGCAACTCCTGTGGGCGGCTAACGGGGATCTGCCTCACGACGCGGTGACGGGGGCAACGACGAAAGTTATCCCTTCCGCAGGGGGGCTTTATCCTCTGGAAGTGTACCTTGTCACCGGAAAAGATTCTGTAGGTCAAATACCGGCTGGAGTTTACAGATACAATCCGGGGAACAATTCCCTTCAGACCGTTACCGCCGGAGACAATCGGGCTCCCCTCGCGCACGCGGCGCTGGGGCAAACGTGGCTGGCAAAAGCCCCGGCTTTGATCGTCATTGGAGCCGTATTTCAACGAACCACATCCAAGTACGGGAACCGCGGAATAAACTACATTTTCATGGAGGCAGGGAGCGCGTCTCAGAATCTTTATTTGGAAGCGGAATCCCTGGGGCTTCACGCGGGTTCGGTCGGCGCGTTCCAGGAGGCCAACGTGTCTGGTGCGCTGAAGCTTCCCCCGAATGTGAACCCATTGTTCATTATGGCCTTTGGCAAATGA
- the ndk gene encoding nucleoside-diphosphate kinase — translation MQRTLSIIKPDGVAKKLIGEVVRTFESAGLKIAAMKMKKLSREEAEGFYYVHKERPFFGELIEFMISGPVVLMVLEGENAIARNREIMGATDPAEAADGTIRARWADSKQNNIVHGSDSEESAMFEISHFFSGIEVF, via the coding sequence ATGCAGAGGACCCTGTCCATAATAAAACCGGACGGCGTAGCCAAGAAACTGATTGGTGAAGTGGTCCGCACTTTCGAAAGCGCAGGCTTGAAAATAGCCGCAATGAAGATGAAGAAGCTCAGTCGCGAAGAAGCAGAAGGATTCTACTACGTACACAAAGAACGACCTTTTTTCGGAGAACTCATAGAATTCATGATTTCCGGGCCCGTAGTGCTTATGGTACTGGAAGGGGAAAATGCCATAGCGCGCAACCGCGAAATAATGGGCGCCACCGATCCAGCGGAAGCGGCGGATGGAACGATCCGGGCTCGCTGGGCTGACAGCAAACAAAACAACATCGTGCACGGCTCCGACTCGGAAGAGAGTGCGATGTTCGAGATAAGCCATTTTTTCAGTGGCATAGAAGTCTTTTGA
- the rlmN gene encoding 23S rRNA (adenine(2503)-C(2))-methyltransferase RlmN — protein sequence MDLIGSGKLDSCGLPDVVGMTHPELLEFLGGLGKERYRSAQVMKWVHQGLADSFQGMTNLSKAMREELSLRARIGLPEVLHVSRSDDSTCKFLLGLKDGHCIETVLIPEQDHDTLCVSTQVGCAMGCRICRTGKMGLKRNLTAGEIVSQLLTVRRTLPTSKITNVVFMGMGEPLANFGETVRAVNILTHPNGPQISWRRLTVSTAGLVPRIGELGQTVRVKLAVSLNAVTDEQRDAIMPINRKYPLAELLAALKDYPLPRRDRITFEYVLIDGFNDSDADARQLVRLLNPIRAKVNLIPLNDEAAEGLKSPKPERVLKFQEILMSRSLMAIIRKSRGRDILAACGQLAAEKGDLGERQAG from the coding sequence ATGGATTTAATTGGCTCAGGAAAACTTGATTCATGCGGACTGCCGGATGTGGTCGGAATGACGCATCCTGAGTTGTTGGAGTTCCTCGGTGGACTCGGCAAAGAAAGGTACCGATCCGCTCAAGTGATGAAGTGGGTTCACCAGGGCTTGGCTGATTCCTTTCAAGGAATGACCAATCTTTCCAAGGCCATGCGGGAAGAGCTTTCTCTCCGGGCCCGCATCGGCCTTCCCGAGGTCCTGCACGTGAGCCGATCCGACGACTCCACGTGCAAGTTCCTTCTTGGGCTGAAAGATGGGCATTGCATAGAAACCGTCCTGATTCCCGAACAAGACCACGATACCCTTTGCGTTTCCACACAGGTCGGATGCGCGATGGGGTGCCGGATATGCCGTACCGGGAAAATGGGGCTGAAGCGCAACCTCACCGCAGGCGAGATTGTGTCCCAGCTCCTTACCGTACGTAGGACCCTCCCAACTTCTAAGATCACCAATGTGGTCTTTATGGGAATGGGAGAACCTCTGGCAAATTTCGGAGAGACCGTCAGGGCCGTCAACATCTTGACCCACCCCAATGGCCCACAAATTTCTTGGAGGCGTCTGACCGTGTCTACCGCGGGGCTTGTTCCACGCATTGGAGAGCTTGGGCAAACCGTCAGGGTGAAGTTGGCGGTCAGCCTGAACGCGGTCACCGATGAGCAGCGAGACGCGATAATGCCGATCAACCGGAAGTATCCGCTGGCGGAGCTTCTTGCCGCCTTAAAGGATTACCCTCTGCCCAGGAGAGATCGCATCACCTTTGAGTACGTGCTCATCGACGGATTCAATGATTCGGACGCGGACGCCAGGCAGCTCGTACGGCTGCTTAACCCGATCCGGGCGAAAGTGAACCTCATTCCCCTCAATGACGAAGCGGCCGAAGGGCTGAAGTCCCCCAAGCCTGAGCGGGTCCTCAAGTTTCAGGAAATCCTCATGTCGCGGTCACTGATGGCAATAATTCGGAAGTCTCGCGGCCGCGACATACTTGCCGCATGTGGCCAATTGGCCGCTGAAAAAGGGGACCTCGGTGAGCGGCAGGCTGGATGA